Proteins from a genomic interval of Burkholderiales bacterium:
- a CDS encoding thioesterase family protein, whose translation MNLPETLKPGLVGSTEIVVGTRDTAPHVGSGKIKVLATPVMVGLMEEASLNAVEGLLPPGYQTVGTRLDITHVAATPVGLHVTARAELIKIDGRRLTFRIWADDERDRIGEGTHERIIVEVARFDARAQEKAPRRT comes from the coding sequence ATGAACCTCCCCGAAACGCTCAAGCCCGGCCTCGTCGGCTCCACCGAGATCGTCGTCGGCACACGCGACACTGCTCCGCACGTGGGCAGCGGCAAGATCAAGGTGCTCGCGACACCGGTGATGGTCGGCCTCATGGAGGAAGCGTCGCTGAACGCGGTCGAAGGTCTGCTCCCGCCGGGCTACCAGACGGTGGGCACGCGTCTCGACATCACCCACGTCGCGGCGACGCCGGTGGGTCTGCACGTCACCGCGCGCGCGGAGCTGATCAAGATCGACGGACGGCGTCTCACCTTTCGCATCTGGGCCGACGACGAGCGCGACCGCATCGGGGAGGGCACGCACGAGCGCATCATCGTGGAGGTCGCGCGCTTCGATGCGCGGGCGCAGGAGAAAGCGCCGCGGCGAACGTGA
- a CDS encoding tetratricopeptide repeat protein: protein MLLRLLSGFFKPRIDVDAVHAQGLAHYGRGDFENAERCFRDVARLMPDEPTAWVNLAVALLRLQRYADAVPILARVIEMQPRLAGAHYDLGVCYNRLRRNAEAIPCFERAIALEPGMHKAHASLVDAYLDCCDWDAVERWREAFFEYRARQPRALWAQRVEPFTALTLFPGEIAKDVAEQRALDLAGNVADRAPGARRDARDTARIRVGYVSADLYDHATAHLTYGLYAAHDRERFEVYVYSSGPDDGSHYRRHIEQTSDRFVDIRNENAEATARRIAADRVDILVDMKGYTAHSRPDIFALRPAALQVSWLGYPGTMGADFIDYFISDAVATPPGHEHEFTERVVRLPGSYQVNDSRQPVAKTARTRADEGLAENAFVYCSFNRLSKIDRRVFSVWMDILRAVPGSVLWLLHGDAQAERNLARAAGAAGVDGTRLVFAGNLAKPEHLARHRLADLFLDTPAYNAHTGTSDALWAGLPVLTAPGRTFATRVAASLVHACGLPELAVHDLHAYRETAIRYATDRQALAAVTQKLRAVAPASALFDTPRFVRNLETAYGRMDERRRAGRAPEPFSVEDAFPGA, encoded by the coding sequence GTGCTTCTGAGACTGCTTTCAGGATTCTTCAAACCGCGCATCGACGTGGACGCGGTGCACGCGCAAGGGCTCGCGCATTACGGCCGCGGCGATTTCGAGAACGCCGAGCGCTGCTTTCGCGACGTCGCGCGCCTCATGCCCGACGAGCCGACCGCGTGGGTGAATCTCGCGGTCGCGCTGCTGCGCCTCCAGCGCTACGCCGACGCGGTTCCGATCCTCGCGCGCGTGATCGAGATGCAGCCGCGGCTGGCGGGCGCGCACTACGATCTAGGCGTCTGCTACAACCGCCTGCGGCGAAACGCCGAAGCGATACCGTGCTTCGAGCGTGCGATCGCGCTCGAGCCCGGCATGCACAAGGCGCACGCGAGCCTCGTCGACGCCTATCTCGACTGCTGCGACTGGGACGCGGTCGAGCGCTGGCGCGAAGCGTTCTTCGAATATCGCGCACGTCAGCCCCGCGCCCTGTGGGCGCAGCGCGTGGAGCCGTTCACCGCGCTGACGTTGTTCCCGGGCGAGATCGCCAAGGACGTCGCCGAGCAGCGCGCGCTCGATCTGGCGGGTAATGTCGCGGATCGGGCGCCGGGCGCGCGTCGGGATGCGCGCGACACCGCGCGCATACGCGTCGGCTACGTTTCCGCCGATCTCTACGATCACGCGACGGCGCACCTCACGTACGGTCTGTACGCGGCGCACGACCGCGAGCGCTTCGAGGTGTACGTGTACTCGAGCGGTCCCGACGACGGCAGCCACTATCGGCGGCACATCGAGCAGACGAGCGACCGCTTCGTCGACATCCGCAACGAAAACGCGGAGGCGACCGCGCGGCGCATCGCCGCGGACCGCGTCGACATCCTGGTCGACATGAAAGGCTATACGGCCCATTCGCGGCCGGACATCTTCGCGCTGCGCCCGGCCGCGCTGCAGGTGAGCTGGCTCGGCTATCCGGGCACCATGGGCGCGGACTTCATCGACTATTTCATCTCCGACGCGGTGGCGACTCCGCCGGGACACGAGCACGAGTTCACCGAGCGCGTCGTGCGCCTGCCCGGCAGCTATCAGGTGAACGACTCGCGGCAGCCGGTCGCGAAGACCGCGCGCACGCGCGCGGACGAAGGCCTGGCCGAAAATGCTTTCGTCTATTGCAGCTTCAACCGCCTGAGCAAGATCGACCGCAGGGTGTTCTCGGTGTGGATGGATATCCTGCGCGCCGTGCCCGGCAGCGTGCTGTGGCTGCTGCACGGCGATGCGCAGGCCGAGCGCAATCTCGCCCGCGCGGCCGGCGCGGCCGGCGTCGACGGGACGCGCCTCGTGTTCGCGGGCAACCTCGCCAAACCCGAGCACCTCGCGCGGCATCGTCTGGCCGATCTCTTCCTCGACACCCCCGCGTACAACGCCCACACCGGCACGAGCGACGCGCTGTGGGCGGGCCTGCCGGTCCTGACCGCGCCCGGACGCACCTTCGCCACACGGGTGGCCGCGAGCCTGGTCCACGCGTGCGGGTTGCCCGAGCTCGCGGTGCACGATCTACACGCCTATCGCGAAACGGCCATCCGCTACGCAACCGACCGGCAGGCTCTCGCGGCCGTCACGCAGAAGCTGCGTGCAGTCGCCCCGGCTTCCGCCTTGTTCGACACCCCCCGCTTCGTCCGCAACCTCGAAACGGCCTACGGGCGCATGGACGAGCGCCGCCGCGCCGGGCGTGCGCCGGAGCCCTTCAGCGTCGAGGACGCGTTCCCCGGCGCCTGA
- a CDS encoding Rieske 2Fe-2S domain-containing protein, with amino-acid sequence MTEEKWEDVGDVARFLAAPVSEAMCGRTRIAITCRDGELGAIGGSCNHVGGPLGQGRLDGDYVVCPWHNWKFHRSTGKGEPGFEEDCVPAYEVRVRDGRLYVRTDNATRRNRKPHAPHPLARPVERVPGSTRVVGISTTVMDAANPRYSTSEALLDAALEYARQGLACETEHIRLRSLDFRNCEGYYSKSARACTWPCSITQMDDKDEMAQVYEAVVHWADVVLVSTPIRWGVASALYFKMAERLNCVQNEITTHDRVLIRDKVAGFIITGGQDNVQGVAGGMLAFFSELGFSFPPFPFIAHTRGWSAEDMERNVTQVQQSAELREASQALVQRAVEFSRTLLADVTLPADVPRGGRKAHRLDVEIG; translated from the coding sequence ATGACCGAAGAAAAGTGGGAAGACGTGGGCGACGTCGCGCGGTTCCTGGCGGCGCCGGTGTCCGAGGCGATGTGCGGTCGCACGCGCATCGCGATCACGTGCCGCGACGGCGAGCTCGGGGCGATCGGCGGCAGCTGCAATCACGTCGGCGGGCCGTTGGGGCAGGGACGGCTCGACGGCGATTACGTCGTCTGCCCGTGGCACAACTGGAAATTCCATCGCAGCACCGGCAAGGGCGAGCCGGGTTTCGAGGAGGACTGCGTGCCCGCCTACGAAGTGCGGGTGCGCGACGGCCGGCTGTACGTGCGCACCGACAACGCGACCCGCCGCAACCGCAAGCCGCACGCGCCGCACCCGCTGGCGCGTCCGGTCGAAAGGGTCCCCGGATCGACGCGCGTGGTCGGCATCTCGACGACGGTGATGGATGCGGCGAACCCGCGCTACTCGACCTCCGAAGCGCTGCTCGACGCCGCGCTCGAATATGCCCGGCAGGGCCTCGCGTGCGAGACCGAACACATCCGCCTGCGCTCGCTCGACTTCCGCAACTGCGAAGGCTATTACTCGAAGAGCGCGCGGGCATGCACGTGGCCGTGCTCGATCACGCAGATGGACGACAAGGACGAGATGGCGCAGGTGTACGAGGCGGTCGTGCACTGGGCCGACGTCGTGCTCGTCTCCACGCCGATCCGCTGGGGTGTGGCGAGCGCGCTGTACTTCAAGATGGCCGAGCGTCTGAACTGCGTGCAGAACGAGATCACGACGCACGACCGGGTGCTCATCCGCGACAAGGTCGCGGGGTTCATCATCACCGGCGGACAGGACAACGTGCAGGGCGTCGCGGGCGGCATGCTGGCGTTCTTCTCGGAGCTCGGTTTCTCGTTCCCGCCGTTTCCGTTCATCGCGCACACGCGCGGCTGGTCGGCGGAGGACATGGAGCGCAACGTGACCCAGGTGCAGCAGAGCGCCGAGCTGCGCGAGGCGTCACAGGCGCTCGTGCAGCGCGCGGTCGAGTTCTCGCGCACGCTGCTCGCCGACGTCACCCTGCCCGCCGACGTGCCGCGCGGCGGGCGCAAGGCGCACCGGCTGGACGTCGAGATCGGCTGA
- a CDS encoding cytochrome c, which produces MDTWLNVLLGLTFLALGIVNMLLMFHLWGYPFDEASGKSSAPPRLMRIHRYTGYAFLAIYVFLMAQMLPRIWHYQIELPPRTVMHLTLGLAIGVILIVKISIVRFFKHLESALVPFLGVVMVICTVLLVGLSVPFVFKEQYLSQQAFGSVLSKENLERLKTLLPRAGFPKEANVETLASTQGLEMGRRVLLSKCVQCHDLRTVLVKPKPPDVWFQTVNRMADRAVIGKPIGTEERWHVAAYLVAMSPDLQQALVAKRGQEMENQASVDAVRNLPADAQFDIDASRKTFEAKCVQCHPLPQVSGTRDEMTAIVSRMAGNGLVATPDELARIVYFLSARQSIK; this is translated from the coding sequence ATGGATACATGGCTCAACGTATTGCTCGGACTGACGTTCCTCGCGCTGGGCATCGTCAACATGCTCCTCATGTTCCATCTGTGGGGCTATCCGTTCGACGAGGCCTCGGGCAAGAGCTCCGCGCCGCCGAGGCTCATGCGCATCCATCGCTACACCGGCTATGCGTTCCTCGCGATCTATGTCTTCCTCATGGCGCAGATGCTGCCGCGCATCTGGCATTACCAGATCGAGCTGCCGCCGCGCACCGTGATGCACCTCACGCTCGGGCTGGCGATCGGCGTCATCCTGATCGTGAAGATCAGCATCGTGCGCTTCTTCAAGCACCTCGAAAGCGCGCTCGTGCCGTTTCTCGGCGTCGTGATGGTGATCTGCACCGTGCTGCTCGTCGGGCTGTCGGTGCCGTTCGTCTTCAAGGAGCAGTACCTCTCGCAGCAGGCCTTCGGCTCGGTGCTGTCGAAAGAGAACCTCGAGCGCCTTAAGACATTGCTGCCGCGCGCCGGTTTTCCGAAGGAAGCCAACGTCGAGACGCTCGCCTCGACGCAGGGGCTGGAGATGGGACGCCGCGTGCTGCTGAGCAAGTGCGTGCAGTGCCACGATCTGCGCACCGTGCTCGTCAAACCCAAGCCGCCGGACGTGTGGTTCCAGACGGTCAACCGCATGGCCGACCGCGCGGTCATCGGCAAGCCGATCGGCACCGAGGAGCGCTGGCACGTTGCCGCCTACCTCGTCGCGATGTCGCCCGATCTCCAGCAGGCGCTGGTCGCCAAACGCGGGCAGGAGATGGAGAATCAGGCGTCCGTAGACGCGGTGCGCAATCTCCCGGCCGACGCGCAATTCGACATCGACGCCTCCAGGAAGACGTTCGAGGCGAAGTGCGTGCAATGCCACCCGCTGCCGCAGGTGAGCGGCACGCGCGACGAGATGACAGCGATCGTCTCGCGCATGGCCGGCAACGGTCTGGTCGCCACGCCGGACGAGCTCGCGCGCATCGTCTACTTCCTAAGCGCGCGTCAGAGCATCAAATAG
- a CDS encoding anti-sigma factor, with translation MKLADPKLREMLAGEYALGALHGRARARFERMLRTDADLSRLVGEWQEDLAPLAQEARAVEPAPHVLAAIERRIEGGGSPQARPSLWNRLGFWRTFSFGAATIAAVLAVFTSLLALRAPPSVAPSYVAILQNPAGQPALVVTGYRAPFHLKTEPIVLPRPAEGRVLQIWAIEKDTGAIRPLAVARADAPAQVALSDEAWKLVRGAQSLAVSVEPSGATPSAPTTPLIYSGLCINLKGG, from the coding sequence ATGAAGCTCGCGGACCCGAAGCTGCGTGAGATGCTCGCCGGCGAATACGCCCTCGGCGCGCTGCATGGCCGCGCCCGCGCGCGCTTCGAGCGCATGCTGCGTACCGACGCCGATCTGTCGCGCCTCGTCGGCGAATGGCAGGAAGACCTCGCGCCGCTCGCGCAGGAGGCGCGCGCCGTAGAGCCCGCGCCGCACGTCCTCGCCGCGATCGAGCGCCGTATCGAAGGCGGCGGATCGCCGCAAGCCCGACCGTCGCTGTGGAACCGTCTCGGCTTCTGGCGCACGTTCTCGTTCGGAGCCGCGACGATCGCCGCGGTGCTCGCGGTGTTCACGAGCCTGCTCGCATTGCGCGCGCCGCCGAGCGTCGCACCGAGCTACGTCGCGATCCTGCAGAACCCGGCGGGTCAGCCGGCGCTCGTCGTCACCGGCTACCGCGCGCCTTTTCATCTGAAGACCGAGCCGATCGTGCTGCCGCGTCCGGCCGAGGGCCGGGTGCTGCAGATCTGGGCGATCGAAAAAGACACCGGCGCGATACGTCCGCTCGCGGTCGCGCGCGCCGACGCGCCCGCCCAGGTCGCGCTCTCGGACGAGGCCTGGAAGCTCGTGAGAGGCGCGCAGTCGCTCGCGGTCAGCGTGGAACCGTCGGGTGCGACGCCGAGCGCGCCGACGACCCCGCTCATCTACTCCGGCCTCTGCATCAATCTCAAGGGCGGCTAA
- a CDS encoding sigma-70 family RNA polymerase sigma factor, translating to MAEERSASRLQHLLARCALRDRAAFVELYHATSANLNGVALRILKNRQWAEEVLQDAYVKVWQHAGDYEASRGAAMTWLINIVRNGALDVVRRADYRAHLDPEPVDEETPDHALRPDDAALVSDELARLRRCLARLSDEQRSTVLLVHHEGYTPVEVAQERGLPLGTVKSWVRRGLLALRECMRP from the coding sequence ATGGCCGAAGAACGCTCCGCCTCGAGGCTTCAGCACCTGCTCGCGCGCTGTGCCCTGCGCGACCGCGCCGCTTTCGTCGAGCTCTACCACGCCACTTCCGCGAATCTGAACGGCGTCGCGCTGCGTATATTGAAGAACCGGCAGTGGGCCGAGGAGGTGCTGCAGGATGCCTACGTGAAAGTCTGGCAGCACGCGGGCGATTACGAGGCGTCGCGCGGGGCGGCGATGACGTGGCTGATCAATATCGTGCGTAACGGCGCGCTGGACGTCGTCCGGCGTGCCGACTATCGCGCGCACCTCGATCCGGAGCCCGTCGACGAGGAAACGCCCGATCACGCGCTGCGTCCGGACGACGCGGCGCTGGTGAGTGACGAGCTCGCGCGGCTGCGCCGCTGCCTCGCGAGGCTCTCCGACGAACAACGCTCGACCGTGCTGCTCGTTCATCACGAAGGCTATACGCCGGTCGAGGTCGCGCAGGAGCGCGGACTGCCGCTCGGCACCGTCAAGTCGTGGGTGAGGCGCGGTCTCCTCGCCTTGCGCGAGTGCATGCGGCCATGA
- a CDS encoding S8 family peptidase yields MAQTQPFRSPRQIIPRRTIPERDRQEHGNTLRRQVDELRPAAAAAVEAQRDVGVEAGYGLQVAFESFPDIELAFESLARVRSGIELMNVRHEDTVTYANVFVPEGRLEHFERLIEEYLSERRDSAGRARDHKSLINTIRAIRAARLRDLWTDDPAVFPADPDETFWWEVWLPVRGDRSRSVTDFRRLMQLQDVPVAAGELEFPERTVVLAYTSAAQMTLSAMTLNSIGELRRAKDTAEFFDSMPLEEQPEWAEDLLARIRIPNPEEDVPHVCVLDTGVNSGHPLLTDALAAADQHTVEPGWGTDDNDGHGTNMAGLALLGDLTAALATRDPVIVRHRLEAVKLLPHDGYNGGDAKHHGYITIEAVSRPEVTAPDRARVFEMAVTARDNRDRGRPSAWSAAIDRLAVDAESAGATPRLIVVSAGNVTDSNAWALYPDSNTTDGIHDPAQAWNALTIGAFTNYVNITEPDMGGYQPIAAGGGLSPFSTTSATWQTYWPLKPDVMFEGGNAAEDDISAVWTASLSLLTTHHVPAQRLFTTANATSAATALAARMAAQLMAEYPDLRPETIRGMVVHSAEWTHEMRRMFFPAGRAPSKADYVNLVRHCGFGVPDLDRARWSASNALTLIVEESLQPFEREGSAQPKMRDMHFYELPWPLGELEALGETQVEMRVTLSYFIEPNPSERGPRSRYRYESHGLRFDVKRPLESVEEFQQRVNAAARDEEEGTRVAGDDPQWDIGKSGRHRGSIHSDTWRGRAADLASRGAIAIYPALGWWKTRTALERFNQSAPYSLLVSIRAPGVDVDLYTAVANRVGVAIDIQH; encoded by the coding sequence TTGGCCCAGACGCAACCGTTTCGGTCGCCGCGGCAGATTATTCCGCGGCGAACCATTCCGGAACGGGATCGGCAGGAGCATGGCAACACACTCCGTCGTCAAGTTGACGAGTTAAGGCCTGCCGCCGCAGCTGCAGTAGAGGCTCAGCGAGATGTCGGAGTCGAAGCGGGCTATGGCTTGCAGGTGGCGTTCGAAAGCTTTCCCGATATAGAACTGGCTTTTGAAAGTCTTGCCAGAGTGCGTTCTGGCATCGAGCTGATGAATGTCCGGCACGAAGACACGGTGACGTACGCCAACGTCTTCGTTCCAGAAGGCCGGCTCGAACATTTCGAACGCCTGATCGAAGAGTACCTTTCAGAGAGGCGTGACAGCGCCGGGCGCGCTCGCGACCACAAGTCGCTCATCAACACGATTCGCGCCATTCGCGCTGCACGGTTGAGGGACCTTTGGACCGACGATCCGGCAGTCTTCCCGGCAGACCCGGATGAAACATTCTGGTGGGAGGTGTGGTTGCCTGTGCGCGGGGATCGCAGCCGTTCAGTCACTGATTTCAGGCGACTGATGCAGCTTCAGGACGTGCCTGTGGCTGCTGGCGAACTCGAGTTCCCTGAGCGCACGGTCGTACTTGCTTATACCTCTGCCGCGCAGATGACGCTGTCGGCGATGACGCTCAACAGCATCGGCGAGTTGCGGCGGGCGAAGGACACGGCAGAGTTTTTCGATTCGATGCCGCTCGAAGAGCAACCGGAATGGGCAGAAGACCTCCTGGCAAGAATACGAATCCCTAATCCCGAAGAAGATGTGCCGCACGTGTGCGTGCTCGATACTGGGGTTAACAGTGGGCATCCTTTGCTTACTGACGCACTTGCTGCTGCCGATCAACACACTGTCGAGCCCGGGTGGGGCACAGATGATAACGACGGTCACGGCACGAACATGGCCGGACTCGCGCTCCTCGGCGACTTGACCGCTGCACTTGCGACGCGTGACCCAGTCATCGTTCGTCATCGACTTGAGGCGGTAAAGCTCCTACCTCACGATGGCTACAACGGCGGTGATGCGAAACATCATGGATACATCACCATCGAGGCGGTCTCGAGACCGGAAGTCACCGCACCCGATCGGGCACGCGTGTTCGAGATGGCGGTAACGGCGCGAGACAACCGCGACCGCGGTAGACCTTCGGCCTGGTCGGCCGCAATAGATCGGCTCGCCGTAGATGCAGAGAGCGCAGGTGCAACGCCTCGACTAATCGTCGTGTCAGCAGGCAACGTTACGGATTCTAACGCGTGGGCATTGTATCCAGATAGCAATACAACTGACGGGATCCACGATCCCGCACAGGCTTGGAACGCACTAACCATTGGGGCGTTCACAAATTACGTCAACATCACCGAGCCTGACATGGGCGGATATCAACCGATTGCAGCAGGGGGAGGCCTGAGTCCATTCAGCACCACGTCGGCGACGTGGCAGACATACTGGCCCCTTAAACCCGACGTGATGTTCGAGGGGGGCAACGCTGCAGAGGACGATATCAGTGCGGTCTGGACGGCAAGTCTCAGCCTGCTGACGACGCATCATGTGCCCGCGCAGCGCTTGTTTACCACGGCGAATGCTACGAGCGCGGCTACGGCGTTGGCTGCGCGAATGGCGGCACAATTGATGGCGGAGTATCCGGACCTGCGGCCGGAGACGATTCGCGGAATGGTCGTGCACTCTGCAGAATGGACGCATGAGATGCGCCGCATGTTTTTCCCTGCAGGACGGGCACCGTCGAAGGCAGACTATGTCAACCTCGTACGGCATTGTGGTTTTGGTGTACCGGATTTGGATCGAGCACGATGGAGCGCTTCGAACGCCCTCACCTTAATCGTCGAGGAAAGCTTGCAGCCATTCGAACGCGAAGGCTCGGCCCAACCGAAGATGAGGGATATGCACTTCTACGAGCTGCCGTGGCCCCTTGGAGAGCTTGAAGCCCTCGGTGAGACGCAGGTCGAGATGCGCGTTACGTTGTCGTATTTCATCGAGCCAAATCCCTCAGAGCGCGGGCCGCGTTCGCGGTACAGGTATGAGTCCCACGGTTTACGCTTCGACGTGAAGCGCCCGCTTGAGTCCGTGGAGGAGTTTCAGCAGCGCGTCAATGCCGCAGCGCGCGATGAAGAAGAAGGCACCCGCGTCGCTGGCGATGATCCGCAGTGGGACATCGGCAAGAGCGGCCGCCACAGAGGGTCGATTCATTCCGACACGTGGCGCGGCCGCGCCGCGGACTTGGCAAGCCGGGGCGCAATCGCCATCTACCCGGCACTGGGATGGTGGAAGACCCGTACTGCGCTGGAGCGATTTAACCAATCCGCACCGTATTCTCTTCTGGTGTCGATACGCGCGCCGGGAGTGGACGTTGACCTCTATACGGCAGTTGCAAACCGCGTTGGCGTCGCGATTGACATCCAGCACTAG
- a CDS encoding ATP-binding protein, with protein sequence MASAEQIKALLKSHIEGDDQRFFSVAMQVAAQEAKLGHGQVAEDLRTLIDEAKTRHGNRSQDGAIPIRRPKGDLANLLAVSFPKARFSDIVLDDTLAKQLQRVIREQRHAARILQHGLAPRRKLLLVGPPGTGKTLSASVLAGELGIPLFQVRLDALITKFMGETAAKLRLIFDATDHTRGVYFFDEFDAIGSQRGLANDVGEIRRVLNSFLQMIEQDGSHSLIVAATNHPEILDHALFRRFDDVLHYSLPNVQQIAALLRVRLGRLVAKGVSWKRLAEFAHGLSYAEITRAAEEVLKEVLIHQQESIREADIEQQLLERQDVAGRLKKT encoded by the coding sequence GTGGCGAGCGCTGAACAGATCAAAGCGTTGTTGAAGTCGCACATCGAGGGCGACGATCAGCGCTTTTTTTCTGTCGCGATGCAGGTGGCCGCTCAGGAGGCGAAGCTTGGGCATGGGCAGGTGGCTGAGGACTTGCGCACGCTCATTGATGAGGCGAAGACGCGTCACGGCAATCGATCACAAGACGGGGCCATCCCGATTCGGCGTCCGAAGGGCGACCTGGCAAATCTTCTCGCCGTTTCCTTCCCGAAGGCTCGGTTTTCCGACATCGTTCTCGATGACACGCTCGCGAAGCAACTGCAGCGGGTCATTCGGGAACAGCGACATGCAGCGCGAATTCTCCAACACGGCTTGGCCCCCCGCCGCAAGCTCTTGCTGGTTGGACCGCCCGGAACTGGGAAAACCCTTTCAGCGTCTGTACTCGCGGGCGAGCTTGGCATACCACTGTTCCAAGTACGCCTCGACGCGCTCATTACCAAGTTCATGGGGGAAACGGCGGCGAAGTTACGACTGATCTTCGATGCAACCGATCACACGCGCGGCGTGTACTTCTTCGATGAGTTCGATGCGATTGGCTCCCAGCGGGGGCTGGCGAACGATGTCGGCGAGATTCGCCGCGTTCTTAACAGTTTCCTGCAGATGATTGAGCAGGACGGATCCCACAGCCTTATCGTCGCGGCGACCAATCATCCAGAGATTCTCGACCACGCGCTTTTCCGACGCTTTGATGATGTCCTGCACTACTCGCTCCCCAACGTTCAGCAGATAGCAGCTTTGCTACGCGTCCGACTTGGACGGCTTGTGGCGAAGGGGGTGTCTTGGAAGCGGCTCGCGGAGTTTGCGCATGGCTTGAGCTACGCGGAGATTACTCGGGCCGCGGAGGAAGTACTCAAGGAAGTGCTGATCCATCAGCAGGAGTCCATACGGGAAGCGGACATTGAGCAGCAACTCCTCGAACGGCAGGACGTGGCGGGAAGACTAAAAAAAACTTAA
- a CDS encoding DUF6088 family protein, translating to MTAAKRHTQVIEPKARSIIFGHRGGWVFTPKDLATLGDPRAVGMALTRLSRKGLIRQLARGLYDYPIDHPTFGHGPPSADAVAKALATREGSKVQPTGAYVANILGLSEQVPTRIVFLTNGPSRKVNYGQQEIVLKHTTPRNVATAGRKSGTVIQALRHIGQRNVNDRTLAILKRQLTDDDQKQLLRDLRYAPAWVAEIMRKLAA from the coding sequence ATGACAGCCGCCAAGAGACATACGCAAGTTATTGAGCCGAAAGCCCGTTCTATCATATTCGGGCACCGGGGGGGTTGGGTATTCACGCCGAAAGACCTTGCTACCTTAGGCGACCCCCGTGCCGTCGGCATGGCGTTGACCCGCCTTTCACGTAAAGGCCTTATCCGCCAGCTCGCCCGCGGACTATATGACTATCCGATCGACCATCCCACGTTCGGTCACGGCCCGCCGTCGGCCGACGCAGTCGCCAAAGCCCTCGCGACGCGCGAGGGCAGCAAGGTTCAGCCGACTGGCGCGTATGTAGCGAACATCCTGGGCCTGTCCGAGCAGGTGCCAACGCGTATCGTATTCCTCACGAATGGTCCGTCCCGCAAAGTGAATTACGGCCAGCAGGAAATCGTGCTGAAGCACACTACCCCGCGAAACGTCGCCACCGCTGGCCGCAAGAGCGGCACCGTCATACAAGCGCTGCGACACATTGGACAGCGCAACGTCAACGACAGGACGCTGGCGATACTCAAACGACAACTGACGGACGACGACCAGAAGCAGTTGCTGCGCGATTTGCGCTACGCACCGGCATGGGTCGCAGAAATCATGCGAAAGCTCGCGGCCTGA
- a CDS encoding antitoxin Xre/MbcA/ParS toxin-binding domain-containing protein, whose protein sequence is MKATQLSQTDLVRALGIPERTLARRKRGGVLNSEESAKLLRLARVVVRANEVFENTEVGIDWLKAPNASLGGRTPLSLLDVDVGAESVLDTLGCIEHGVFS, encoded by the coding sequence GTGAAAGCGACTCAGCTTTCGCAGACGGATCTCGTGCGCGCGCTTGGCATCCCGGAACGCACTCTGGCGCGGCGGAAGCGAGGGGGCGTTCTGAACAGCGAAGAATCGGCAAAGCTGCTGCGCTTGGCGCGGGTCGTGGTCCGAGCGAATGAAGTCTTCGAAAACACCGAAGTTGGCATCGACTGGTTGAAAGCGCCGAATGCATCGCTTGGTGGGCGAACGCCTCTCAGCCTGCTGGACGTTGACGTCGGAGCCGAGAGCGTTCTGGACACGCTGGGCTGCATCGAACACGGGGTCTTTTCGTAA